In a genomic window of Syngnathus typhle isolate RoL2023-S1 ecotype Sweden linkage group LG4, RoL_Styp_1.0, whole genome shotgun sequence:
- the tshz3b gene encoding teashirt homolog 3b, which translates to MPRRKQQAPRRAAAYVPEDEKEAALLDNDPEGEDSAPEAEEPAAKFLCRDGNDGLGSGHDLRDSPTAADFSGQEMDSESHQSESSDGLSDFESPPLKTEEDILLFKDPASVLSLSSAAMTAADNAATPGSGDEAVLSASVLSSSTSVADSLERMKAIYTSFLTNSYWSSLNLNLSQPPQEKPPRSHSSSSSSSSSSSCGSGGYDWHQTAVAKTLQQASQNHQSRLALTQHPSVTLSAPSAEPSLFSTVQLYRQSSKLYGSIFTGASKFRCKDCSGAYDTLVELTVHMNETGHYRDDNHEVDSEGTKRWSKPRKRSLLEMEGKEDAQKVLKCMYCGHSFESLQDLSVHMIKTKHYQKVPLKEPVTPMAAKIISARKRAPVELDVPSSPDSNGGTTPKPACLTDANELLQRTAHPYITPNNRYGHQNGASYAWQFESRKSQILKCMECGSSHDTLQELTAHMMVTGHFIKVTNSAIKRGKPIVETPSPASTPTVEEKVQSVPLAATTFSPPPAPAPPPPPTSVSPAAMAVEIKKEEKEEECTKESFVNTNSNKMSGIEEETEEKFDISSKYTYLTEEDLDASPKGGLDILKSLENTVTSAINKAQNGAPSWGGYPSIHAAYQLPNIMKLSLGNSGKNSPVKYMFPGAEILSPGGKKQMLVSPPNCQTSPLSKNNFHAMEELVKKVTEKVAKVEEKMREPAGVARCSPMRTTPSPCHSEADDSPRGDSPKDAKRGGCKTPPENVTNGANHKETNGDGSAREPTENGVASPQPGSLCGSTAIITDHPPPEQPFVNPLSALQSVMNAHLGKAAKPALPSLDPMSMLFKMSNSLAEKAAVAASTPPAQAKKSASDHHLDRYFYQPNLSGNDQPMDLTKGKHADKSASPSPTVAMTKASAAVASFMSSSPLKENALSDISDMLRNLTESQAISKASTPTSLSERSDVEGATQEEAEEVSPAQKRKGRQSNWNPQHLLILQAQFASSLRQTADGKYMMSDLSPQERMHISRFTGLSMTTISHWLANVKYQLRRTGGTKFLKNLDSGHPVFFCSDCASQIRSPSTYVSHLEAHLGFRLRDLAKLSGEQLLGQISRQRLHKGLSDKLLAHLHPSSRPLPSSLPSFPVTLPSSLPAPDSGAAAASPNGDEDEGGAAAAHQCKLCNRTFASKHAVKLHLSKTHGKSPEDHLMYVCELDKQ; encoded by the coding sequence CATACGTCCCCGAGGACGAGAAGGAAGCGGCGCTGCTGGATAACGATCCGGAGGGAGAGGACTCAGCGCCGGAAGCCGAGGAACCCGCCGCCAAGTTCCTTTGCCGGGACGGTAATGACGGACTGGGGTCCGGACACGACCTCCGTGACTCACCCACCGCCGCCGACTTCTCCGGCCAAGAGATGGACAGCGAGTCTCACCAGAGCGAATCTAGTGACGGATTGTCGGACTTTGAGAGCCCGCCGCTCAAAACAGAGGAGGACATTCTCCTTTTTAAAGACCCAGCCAGTGTTCTGTCGCTGTCCTCCGCAGCCATGACGGCGGCGGACAACGCCGCCACCCCGGGCAGCGGCGATGAAGCCGTGCTTTCGGCCTCCGTGCTTTCCAGCTCCACCTCGGTGGCTGACAGTCTGGAGAGGATGAAGGCCATCTACACCTCTTTCTTGACCAACTCCTACTGGTCTAGCCTAAATCTAAACCTGAGCCAGCCGCCACAGGAGAAGCCCCCTCGCAGCCACagtagcagcagtagcagcagtagTAGCAGCAGCTGCGGTAGCGGCGGATACGACTGGCACCAGACAGCCGTCGCCAAAACCCTTCAGCAGGCCTCACAGAACCACCAGAGCCGACTGGCCTTGACCCAGCACCCCTCGGTGACCCTGTCGGCGCCGTCTGCCGAGCCGAGCCTCTTTAGCACCGTGCAGCTCTACCGCCAGAGCTCCAAACTCTACGGCTCCATCTTCACCGGTGCCAGCAAGTTCCGCTGCAAAGACTGCAGCGGCGCCTACGACACCCTGGTGGAGCTCACGGTGCACATGAACGAGACCGGACACTACCGGGACGACAACCACGAGGTGGACAGCGAGGGCACCAAGCGCTGGTCCAAACCTAGGAAACGCTCCTTGCTCGAGATGGAAGGAAAGGAGGATGCGCAGAAGGTTCTCAAGTGCATGTACTGCGGACACTCCTTTGAGTCCCTCCAGGATTTAAGTGTCCACATGATTAAGACCAAACACTACCAAAAAGTGCCTCTGAAGGAGCCCGTGACTCCGATGGCAGCTAAGATCATCTCGGCTCGGAAAAGAGCCCCCGTGGAGCTGGACGTCCCCAGCTCGCCGGACTCCAATGGAGGGACCACGCCCAAACCGGCCTGCCTGACTGATGCCAATGAGCTTCTCCAGAGGACGGCCCACCCCTACATCACGCCCAACAACCGCTACGGGCACCAGAACGGCGCCAGCTATGCCTGGCAGTTTGAGTCACGCAAGTCCCAAATCCTCAAATGCATGGAGTGCGGCAGCTCGCATGACACCCTGCAGGAGCTCACCGCCCATATGATGGTGACCGGACACTTTATCAAAGTCACCAACTCTGCAATCAAGAGGGGCAAACCTATCGTGGAGACGCCCAGTCCGGCATCCACGCCGACCGTGGAAGAGAAAGTCCAGTCGGTTCCCTTGGCCGCCACCACCTTCTCGCCGCCACCCGCCCcggctcctcctccccctcccaccaGCGTCTCGCCTGCCGCCATGGCAGTGGAGATCAAaaaggaggagaaagaagagGAATGTACTAAAGAATCCTTTGTTAACACAAACTCAAACAAGATGTCAGGAATTGAGGAGGAAACTGAGGAGAAGTTTGACATCTCGTCAAAGTACACATATCTGACAGAGGAAGATCTGGACGCAAGTCCCAAAGGCGGTCTGGACATCCTCAAGTCATTGGAGAACACGGTGACCTCCGCCATCAACAAAGCCCAGAACGGAGCTCCGAGCTGGGGAGGCTACCCGAGCATCCACGCCGCCTACCAGCTCCCCAACATCATGAAGCTCTCTCTCGGGAACTCGGGAAAGAACTCTCCAGTAAAGTACATGTTCCCTGGGGCCGAGATCCTGTCGCCCGGCGGCAAAAAACAGATGCTGGTATCTCCTCCCAATTGCCAAACATCGCCGCTTTCCAAAAACAACTTTCACGCCATGGAGGAGCTTGTAAAGAAGGTGACGGAGAAAGTGGCAAAAGTAGAGGAGAAGATGAGGGAACCGGCAGGCGTGGCGAGGTGTTCCCCCATGAGAACCACGCCGTCACCGTGCCACAGTGAGGCAGATGACTCTCCGAGAGGGGACTCTCCGAAGGACGCCAAAAGAGGAGGCTGTAAAACTCCCCCCGAGAATGTGACAAACGGAGCGAACCACAAGGAGACTAACGGAGACGGCAGTGCGAGGGAACCCACGGAGAACGGCGTGGCCTCGCCTCAGCCCGGGTCCCTCTGCGGCAGCACGGCCATCATCACCGACCATCCGCCCCCGGAGCAGCCCTTCGTCAACCCGCTGAGCGCCCTGCAGTCGGTCATGAACGCCCACCTGGGCAAGGCCGCCAAGCCCGCCCTGCCCTCTCTGGACCCCATGAGTATGCTCTTCAAGATGAGCAACAGCCTAGCCGAGAAGGCAGCGGTGGCGGCATCCACGCCGCCCGCCCAGGCCAAGAAATCCGCCAGCGACCACCACCTGGATCGCTACTTCTACCAGCCGAACCTCAGCGGCAACGACCAACCGATGGATCTCACCAAAGGCAAGCACGCCGACAAAAGCGCGTCGCCTTCCCCCACGGTGGCCATGACCAAAGCCTCTGCCGCCGTCGCCTCCTTCATGTCCTCATCCCCCCTGAAGGAGAATGCCCTGTCTGACATCTCTGACATGCTGAGGAACCTCACGGAGAGCCAGGCCATCTCCAAGGCCTCCACGCCCACCAGCTTGTCGGAGCGCTCCGACGTGGAGGGCGCCACCCAGGAGGAAGCGGAGGAGGTGTCGCCGGCTCAGAAGCGCAAAGGCCGCCAGTCCAACTGGAACCCGCAGCACCTCCTCATCCTGCAGGCCCAGTTCGCCTCCAGCCTGAGGCAAACCGCCGACGGCAAGTACATGATGTCGGACCTGAGCCCGCAGGAGAGGATGCACATCTCCCGCTTCACCGGCCTCTCCATGACCACCATCTCCCACTGGCTTGCCAACGTCAAGTACCAGTTGCGCAGGACCGGCGGCACCAAGTTCCTGAAGAACCTGGACTCGGGCCACCCGGTGTTCTTCTGCAGCGACTGCGCCTCGCAGATCCGCTCCCCGTCCACCTACGTCAGCCACCTGGAGGCGCACCTTGGCTTCAGGCTGCGGGACCTGGCCAAGCTCTCCGGAGAGCAGCTCTTGGGTCAGATCTCCCGGCAGCGCCTCCACAAAGGACTCTCTGACAAACTCCTGGCCCATTTGCATCCGTCCAGCCGCCCTTTGCCCTCGTCCCTGCCGTCCTTTCCCGTGACCCTGCCCTCGTCCCTGCCCGCCCCCGATTCGGGGGCTGCGGCGGCCTCCCCCAACGGCGATGAGGACGAGGGGGGCGCTGCGGCGGCGCACCAGTGCAAACTGTGCAACCGGACTTTTGCTAGCAAGCACGCCGTCAAACTGCACCTCAGCAAGACTCACGGGAAGTCCCCGGAGGACCACCTCATGTACGTTTGCGAGCTAGACAAACAGTAG